CCTTCGCTCTATGTGACAGATGGAGCGAAGGGAAAGGGATTTTTTTGCGTTGCGGGCGTGGGCTTTGCCTGGTGCACGCACGTTTGGATATGTCATAGCGATTTCATAATTCCGGCGTAACGTTTCTCGGGGCGCCCAATCTTTTGAGTGTCCCGGAAGATTCCTTGTGAATCGTCTCTTATGGATATGGCGATTCCACCGGCTGCTTGAGCGATTACGTCCGGGGGAGGATAGGACAATCGAAACGCAAGATCCAAAGAATCCGCAAATGGAACCCCATTGGGCCGTTTCGGTATCTCCTCACATTAGAATGGGGAAAACCACTGCCGGCATCATGTGGACCGTACTCGCATCGCTTATACCTGCGATGCTGCTCTCCGTGTATGTGTTCGGCCTGAGGGGATTGTTGGTCACGCTTGTGAGCGTGATCTCATGTATGGCTGTAGAAGCGATTTCTCAAAAAGCGCTGGGCAGACCGGTCTCAGTCAGCGATGGAAGCGCCGCCTTAACCGGAGTGCTCATGGCTTTCGTGATCCCGCCCGGTGTGCCGTATTGGATGCCGATCATCGGTGCTGTTGCCGCGATTTTCATCAACAAAGAGTTGATGGGCGGAATCGGGTTCAACATCTGGAACCCGGCACTCGTCGGTCGAGCTATTCTCACTGCGGCCTTCCCGGTGTACATGACAACCGCCTGGATTGCTCCTATTGACTGGTCGAAATCCGGTCTGGGGGCTTATGTGAGCGGTTTGGATGCCGTATCCACCGCAACGCCGCTGCAAGTACTCAAGCAGTACGGCTTTTCCGCTCTCACGCAACAATTCGGCGATCTGACCACCATTTACCAGAATTTCTTTCTGGGAATTCGACCCGGTTGTATCGGTGAAACCTCCGCATTGCTGATTCTGCTTGGCGGTCTGTTTCTCATGATCCGGGGCATCATCACTTGGCACATACCTGTTTCCACCATTGCAACCGTTGCAATTCTCTCCTGGACTTTCGGCGGAGAAACATGGTTTTCAGGTCAGCCGCTGGTGCACGTGCTCTCCGGTGGACTCATGCTGGGTGCTTTCTATATGGCCACCGATTACGTGACATCCCCGGCGGTTAAATCTGCTCAGATTGTGTTCGGTATCGGCGTCGGCGCATTGACGGTACTCATACGTTTGAAAGGCGGTTACCCTGAGGGAGTGGCGTATTCGATCCTGCTCATGAACTGCCTTACACCGAGTCTGGATGAGTGGTTTAAACCCCAGAGATTTGCACCGCCTAAACAGGCTCCCGTCGCGGCCGTGAAGTAGGTGTTACGGTGGAAAAGAGGCTTCTATGAAAGAAATCATAAAGATTACAACGAGCTTGACTGCCATTTGTGTCGCTGCTGCACTCATACTTGGGGCTGTATTTGCGAAGACCGAACACGCTCGTAAAGAGATTGAAGAGAAGATGCAACAGGAGACCATCCAATCGCTCCTGGGGTTCGGCCCCGGCAAGAAGATTCCTGAGTCTCTCAAGATCTATGCAGTGTACCGATACGTCGTCAATAGTCCTAAAGGAACTGTCCTTGGCTACGTTATTCCTCTAAAGG
The sequence above is a segment of the Desulfomonile tiedjei DSM 6799 genome. Coding sequences within it:
- a CDS encoding RnfABCDGE type electron transport complex subunit D: MEPHWAVSVSPHIRMGKTTAGIMWTVLASLIPAMLLSVYVFGLRGLLVTLVSVISCMAVEAISQKALGRPVSVSDGSAALTGVLMAFVIPPGVPYWMPIIGAVAAIFINKELMGGIGFNIWNPALVGRAILTAAFPVYMTTAWIAPIDWSKSGLGAYVSGLDAVSTATPLQVLKQYGFSALTQQFGDLTTIYQNFFLGIRPGCIGETSALLILLGGLFLMIRGIITWHIPVSTIATVAILSWTFGGETWFSGQPLVHVLSGGLMLGAFYMATDYVTSPAVKSAQIVFGIGVGALTVLIRLKGGYPEGVAYSILLMNCLTPSLDEWFKPQRFAPPKQAPVAAVK